The genomic interval CTAATTCTATTGAAGGGAGCCATATTTTTTCCACAACAACTTCTATTGAAAGCCATTGCCTAAAATCGCTGACACAATTTTTAAGGTTTTCGATTGAGTTGTTTTGTTCAAATTTGGGTGAATCACAAACTGATTGGAGAGCACTAAGATAAGTTGATTGTTCACCTAATACCTTTTTATCAGAACACGAGAGGAAATCGACAAGAATGATATTGAAAAATTTTTTATGGGTCCTTGACGAAAATTGAAATTGAGAATAAGGATCATTTCCTATCACGTTCCCTATTTCAAAATTAACCATTTCATCAATAAGCTCTTTGACAGCCTTAATAATAATCACTTCGCGTTCAGTATCGGTAAATTTCATTTCCATATGTTATAACATGAATTAGCCGTACTAATAGCCGTCTTATAAGACGGCTATTAGTACGGCTAATATTTTCACCGGTGACTTATTATACGGCTATTCGGGCATATAATAACGTTCACGAATATTTTGCCGGTAATATATCTTAAATTATCTAAATACTGCAATATTTTTTTTCAAAGTAAAAATTACCTCTAAGTCTAAACCTACATTACTTGATGAGGTGCATGATGCAAACCGGGTAAAGCGCTATAGCATGGGAACAGAAAAGAGGTGTGTTAACGGGATTAAACGCTTTATCATTTTTCATGGAAAGCGGCATCCGTTACACATAGGAGAACATGGAGTCAGTAGATTTCTTTCTCGTCTTGCAATTAAGAAACAAGTGTCTGCTTTCACACAGAATCAGGCATGAAGCGTCATTGTATTTCTTTATCAGGAAGCGCTTAAACAAGAACGCGGATAAGCTCTATTGTCTTGATACCGCTTCTGCAACATAGAGTTTTCTTGATATGATAACCTAAAAATAAGTCTCTTTTGTAGTACGAGTCAGGGAGAATGACTCCTTTGAGATAATCAAAAGAACATACACTAAGGATCTAAAACATCAACAGTGGTTTATGGAATTATATAACCATTACCCTCTCGGGGGAGAGATACGTTTTCATTTTTCAACACAACTTCACACTATTTATCCCTCCCACTTTTTTCTGATACCACAAAAGGAGGCATTGGAATGTTTTTGATAACATCCGGCGATTCCCAATCATGTAACAAACTATCAAACATACACCTATTCTCGCCTCGAACATAATAAACACCTGGCGGCAAATAGCACCCTTTATCCATACACATCAGGTGCCTCCTTTCCGGAAAAAAGTGGTAAAAAGTAATGTGTTTCAATACCGGGCAAAAAACGCGCAGACGCGGGTACACTGGTACAGAACAAGAAATGTTACGCTGTCTGCGCAAAAAAAGTCGGTAAAAGTTTGCCAGTGTACCTGGGTATCTTCTCTAAGAAACAATTCGATAAAGTAATTTGTTCTAATTCATAAAATTTTTTTAGAATTAACGAAAGCTAAATTTCCATCGCCATTCATTGTGAACAATTATAAGAATTCTCACGCCACCTTCTGTTATCCTATTTTTCTTTTTCTGACAATACTAATTCAAAAACAATGTAATGCAAGATGAATAGTTGTCAAAATTCAAGTTTTTTTAACACGATACCTTTAGAAATTTATTTTGGTTTTGGAAACCAGAATTAAAATGGACATGCCATAAGCGCACAAATTAATGGCCAAGACCAAGGCCATGTAAAGCATTCCTGCCAGCGGGAAAAAAACAAAAACTAAAACACCCATGATCAGAGTAACAATCCCGGCGATCAGCATCCAACCCCAGCGTGGAGAAGGGCGGAATGCAAAGGCCATAACGATTTCAAGCGAACCTTCCAAAAGGAGAAATACACCGATCAGGATACTGAGTCCCATAAGCCCTGCGGCAGGAAAAAGCAGCATTATTCCTCCCGCGATGACAGAGAGGATACCGGATAACAGCAATAGCCAACGCTCACGCCGTTTAAAAAACGCAAAGACCTGAAAACCACCGCTCAACACCAACAAAATACCGACCAGAATATTGATGCCAAGCGCTGTCGCAAAAGGCAAAAACGCCGCTAATAATCCGGAGAGTAAAAAAACAATGCCTTCAAAGATATACCAACCCCGCTGTTTTGAGATTTCTTCCTTACGCCTTTGTTTCAAGGCTCCAAGGTCAATTTCTTCTTGTTTAAATTCGTAGAATACAAACATGTTTATCTCCTTTCTGTATTGATAGAGGTTATCTCCTGAAACGGATTTCTTTTTCCCCTTGGATTTCTTCGCTGTTTTCTTGCCGGGTTTGCTTTTTTTCCATGACAACCTCTTTCTTTTTCTTGTCATAGGAGATAACAACGAAATCACCGGGCTTAAAACTTTGCCCCAGCATCTTTTCCGCCAGACCTGCTTCGACTTCTGAGCAAATGTAGCGCTTCAGCTCACGCGCACCAAATTCAGGTTTAAATCCGATATCAGACAGATAATCGATCAGGCTATCATTAAAGTCCAGCGTGATCTCCTGAGCATGGGCAAGGCGTTTAACCCGTTCCATCTGCAGGGCTATAATATCTCGAATCTGCTCTTTGCAGAGAGAGTGGAAGACAATGATCTCATCAATCCGGTTGAGAAATTCCGGACGGAACCGATGTAGCAGCTCATCCATCAATCTTGATTTCAGATCATCATAGGAAAGCTGCTCCTTTTCTTCTTTTCGGGAATTTTCCTGAATGAGATGAGAACCGATATTACTTGTGGCGATAATAATCGTATTGGAAAAATCAACCATGCGTCCTTTTCCATCCGTTAAACGTCCGTCATCAAAGACCTGCAACAGGATGTTGCAAACATCAGGGTGCGCTTTTTCAATCTCATCCAATAGCACTACAAAATAAGGGCGTCTGCGCACACGCTCGGTGAGTTGTCCCCCCTTCTTCATAACCAACATAGCCTGGAGGGGAACCTATCATACGCGCCACGGCATGTTTTTCCATGTATTCAGACATATCAATACGCACCATGGCATCTTCATCGCCGAATACCATTTCAGCCAATGCCTTGGCAAGCTCAGTCTTACCGACACCCGTCGGACCCAAAAACAAGAAGCTGGCAATTGGTTTACTGACTTCACATAAATCGGCGCGAGACAGGCGCACGGCAAGGCTCACAGCTTTGACAGCCTCTTCCTGGCCGATGACACGCTCATGGAGTTTTTCTTCCATTCTCAGGAGTTTTTCCCGTTCTTCTGCCGTGAGATCACTGACCGGGATACCGGTCAAAGAGGATACGATTTCAGCAATATTCTGCATTGTAACAACCGGCGTTTCGCTGCTGCGGTTTGCTTGACATTCCTTATCCTGTTCATCGACATGCTTTTTTTTGACTTCAATATTGGCATGTATTCTTTGGCCTTCTCATAATCCTTTCGTGTATTTGCGGACTTTTCCTCTCGTTCCAGGGCCTTGACTTCATTTTGCATCTTCAGAATTTCTGATGGGCGAGAAGTTGCGCGAATACGCACACAGGAAGCGGCCTGATCAAAAGGTCTATCGCCTTATCCGGCAGATAGCGATTTGTCACGTAACAATCGGACAATTCAGCCGCCGCTGCAATCGCCTCATCTGAAAGACTGACCTTCTCATGCGCTTTTTCGCGCAGCTTTTTGCAAAATATCCTTGGCATCGTCACTCAGGTAATTGTCCAGGTCTACAGACTCGCGGTCACCAAGATTTTGGTGTGCACGGTGGGAGATATCCGATGGCTCATGACCAATAACACTGTCGAAAGGATCTCGGCCACCAAAAAAAGTATCAAAAAGTGAACCGCCAAACATGGATTCAAGTGGTGAACGGAAACCACAGCCGCTGCGGCCACCCGCTCGATGCAGCAATTTCTGATAATGGTCATCGCAGAGCTCTCTGGTTTTACGAAGGCCGTTTTCAATAACTTTTGCACGATAGGCGGCTGGTGCACTGCAAACATCAAATCTTCCGTTGCCCATAATATTAATCCTTTCTTTGTGTAGTATTAGAATTATCGGTCGAGTAGACGGCTTGAGTACGCCAGCCGTCTACTCGATCGAATTATCACATGTGCCGTTTACTCTTCTAACATATGTGGAATAATTTATTTGTCTTTTTGCCTTCTTTTGAAATATAAATATTTAACAAGCGATCATGTTTTTCAACCTTTATCTTAATCGGGATCGACATGTTCAGGTAATCTCATTGTACTTGTAAAAAACTGTGTAGCATCTTTAAACATACTATCAAGCGAACGCCGGTGCAAGTAAGGCATGTGCCCACCATGATATACTTTGAATTATACCTAAATCCTGCAAACGATTTTCGCAATGCGAAAAAGGGATGTACTGTCTCCATCTGCGGTATACTTACCACTCTCAAAAGACTAAAAAAACGAAATACAACGTCGGTTTTCTACTGAAAAACTACATCCAGTGACATGCGTTCCCACTTTTCCCATTCCTCCTGATGGAGAAATTTCTCCGGCAATTTTAATGTCATCTGCCGGCTTCTCTCCACCAGTTTCCCTGCCACACGGATTAACCACAGTCTCATCGTCTTTACTTCCCACTGTTGTATCACTCCACCACTGAGCAATCCCATCCACTTCAAAAGATTATACGCTAACACCGCACACTGAAATAGCGCAGCATTGGCCAAAAATTCACCCGTACGTATGTGCCCCGCATTCATCTGTCCTTTACTCTCTTCTATCAAAGTCTCGCAGGTAGCCCTCTTTCCATAACAACGATGCGCTTCCATCGGACTTAACCGCTCCGTTGTAACGTAACAAAAATACTCATACACGGACACTTCTACTAATTTCTTTTCTCTTTTGACCAATTGCCGCACTGCCACAAAACGTCTCGCACGATCCCACCCTGCACATCGATACCAAAATTCAGCCTGTTCCCATCCTGGCTCCCCTTTCACCTCATTCCATTTCTGCCCTTCAAGCAATCCTTCCAGATTCTTCAGCTTTACCTTAATCAGATATCCCGCCAATATTGACTCAAGGTATTCAAGTAATTCTCCGGTAAAAAAACCGCTGTCTCCCCGAAATACCACCCTTACCCCCTTATTCATGTACGCCATACATTCCTTCATGAACTCTACTACTCCGTTACTCGTGTAGGCGCTTCCACAGCGGAACCAACTATGTAATACCTCCTTTGTTTCTGCAATAAATGCCATTAAGGGATGATACGCCTTCTGCCCCTTCTTGTGCGGATTATATCCTACCTCTGCACCCTCCTGTTTCCCATATACACCATCTACGGTAGAATCAACATCTATCCATACTTCGCAAAGAGCACTCCTGAGTTTATGGCCTGATCTCACCGCACGCTTCCATATCTTTCCCCTAAACCGGTGGATCACCCCCGTCAGTTCCACTATATCTCCCTGACTCGCCAGCTTCATAATACGTCCTATCGTAGTATCTACAGGTACCTCTTTCCAACCGGACATCTTCTTCAATACCTCATCTGTACACACCTTCATCACCTCTACCATCGATGTCGCCCCTGCTATCAACCCTATCACTACCATTTGTACCGCATCGACAAACTGATACCGGGCATTTGCTCCACGATCCTTATGGACCGCTTCATGGACTCTCTCCCGGAACATCAGCTTACCCATAAATTCAATACCGGTAAAAGCCCTGCATGTACCGTTAAGCCTTTCCCGCTCATCTCTGCCTTGATTTTCGGTTGTCTTTTGCTGTATTTTTTTGCTATATTCTTCATCGAAATGGTGAATCTCCTTTCAGGTGTTTTTTGTTATCAATATACCGCCGAATACCTTGGAAATCCTACCATTTCAATCCTATTCCTGCAACAAGGCTTTGCCTTGTTTGCAGGATTTAGGTTATATATTATCGCTAATCTCAGGATCCAGATCCATTTGCTTAATCGTAATCCAGGTAGCATAATATGGAGTTACCAGATCAAATACACCATGAATGATTAATACCTGCATATGGGGATTTATGCACATTGCCTGCTTTAAGTCCGCTACAGCTTCGGCAAACCCTTGTTGCCCCTGAATACCCGACCACCAGTTCCACGATTTGAACACCTCCTCATTTAAGAGGAGATAGGGTAACTCAGTCTTAAAATCCAAATGGTCACGCACATAGGTATTGAAGGCTGCTGTTACTGGTGCATTGAGCCGGTCGAGATACGGATCGCCACCAGCAAGCATCTGTCTTGCAGGATCAGAATCGACAAGTTTAATCGACCCATCGTATAAACTCACCAAACGTCTCTGGTCTGACAATAAGGCTTTAGCGAAGCGAGCCGGTGGGACGCGTCCTGCCCAACGATGCAGGATGTCCGCATGTAATCCCATCATGTTGCTCGATTGCTCAATCCAATCCGGCAGCAAGTCACCACCGGCTAATCCGGTTAAATATTCTGATAAGGCGAAACGCTCCACTTCACCAAGCGAAACACGGGGGTTATCAGCTTTATACGTTATCATGTCACTGCGTTCATGGAATGCCGCCACTGCAGTGTAGCTCGGCAGCAAGGCCACCCAAGGCCACAGGCTTCGTTCGCTGCCCCAAAGCAACCCAAAATCAATCGCCGGAGAGATGAGTACCAACCCACTTGGCACAATGCCAAAATCTGACTGAAGCAGTTTTGATAAACGTGCGACCCTAAAACCGCCATAGCTTTCTCCGGCAAGAAAAATTGGCGAAAGCCAACGTTCCTCCTTGGTCAGATAAGTGCGAATAAAGCGGGCCAGAGAGTCGGTATCTTCCACCACGCCCCAGGCGTATTTACCTATCGATTTTTCCTTCGAAGGTCTCAACTTCCGCCCTTTATTGTTTTCGGTGTCATCCTTAATCTCACGACTGTAACCCGTTCCAACAGGATCTACAAAGACCAGATCCGTAAACGATAGCCAACTCTTTGAATTATCGAGTAATCGGGCTGGCATATGGAGTACCTTTCCATCGTCACTGAACTCGACGCGTTTTGGACCTAAAGCTCCCATGTGCAGATATGCCGAGGCAGCACCTGGACCACCGTTGAAAACAAAGGTCACCGGCCGTGGGTAATCATGTTGTTCGTCAGCGGTATAACTGATATAAAAAATCCTGCTGACTGGCTTTGCCTCCTTATCCGTTATGGTCAGCGATGCTGCGGTGGCAAAATACTCCAGTGTTTTATCCGCTGTCGTCAGAGTATGTTGGGTAACGGCCCTGTTCGATGCGTCAAGAACACGCTCTTCGGCCTGCTGTTTTTCCACCTCAACCTTCTTGTTGTCTGGCACACCCAATACAATAGACGTATACATAAAGCAAACACAAATCAGCGTAAAGGCTGATATTGTGAATCGATTAGTGCTTCCTAATGTGTTAAACATTTTTAACCTTGTTCTAATGTAATCCATGGAAAAAGGCAGTCAAATCGACCGATCTTTTGAAATGGCATGATTCGGTAAAACTTACCAACTTAACACCACATACTGCTGCGCATTGCCTCTCCGAAGGAGCAGCAGTATACTTTTATCATCGCTGCTCTTCTCGACCGCACGCTTGAACTCGGCAGCATTTTTCACGGGTTCGCGATCCACCTGCATAATCACAGTGCCAGGCTCAATGCCTGCCATTGCAGCAATAGATCCTGGTCTGACTTCCGTGACCACAACACCTTCCCCCATTTTGACTCCAAATTGTTCAGCCAACTGCGGGGTTAGCGTTTGTACCGTCAGACCAAGTTTCTCGGCGCTTTGCGACGAAGTCTGTGCAGCCAGTTTTTCTCTGGTGAGCTTGCCGATTGTCACAGTAAGCGTCATTTGTTTTCCTTCCCTCAGGATAGTCAACTCTTCCGTGCTGCCCGGCTGAGTGAGTGACACTCTGTTACGGAAACTGCCGACATTTGTTACCGGTTCCCCGCGATATGCAATGATTATATCCCCTTGACGCAACCCTGCCATATCAGCCGGTGAATCGTCTGAAACCTGAGAGACAAGTATACCCTTGACCTGTTCAACACCGAACGACTTTGCAAGATCAGCGGTAAGCGGTTGAATCACAATACCAAGGTAACCACGCGTTACTTCTCCTTTATCGATCAACTGATCGGCGATCTCCCTGGCAAGATTGATAGGAATCGCAAATCCCACACCCATATATCCGCCACTGCGGCTGAAGATGGCGGTATTGATGCCTACCACCTCAGCATCCAGATTGACCAGTGGACCACCAGAGTTACCGGGATTAATCGCTGCATCTGTCTGGATGAAATCTTCATAATCGTTAATACCAATACTCGTACGCCCCTTGGCGCTCACCACACCTACGGTGAGGGTATGACTCAGTCCAAATGGGTTGCCAATGGCAACAACCCACTCCCCAACCTCCAGCTTGGAGGAATCACCCAGTTTTGCCGCCGGCATACTGCTAGCCTTGATTTCTATAACCGCCACGTCTGACTGGGGGGTCCCGACCTGTAATTTTAGCGTTATATTCAGAACCATTCTGGAATTGCACCCGGATAGTATCAGCATTTTCCACAACGTGATTATTAGTAAGGATGTATGTTTTGTCAGACAGCAATCCGTCCTTTACCTCGAACACAAATCCGGAACCCTGTCCAATAATACGGTGTTCACTTTGAGGTTTATCAGAAGGCGGTGTCCGAGGAATACCGGGGAATGGTTCACCAAAGAAACGTTTGAAAAACTCATCCCCAAAGGGCCATGAATCGCCAAAGGGTAACCGAAACCGTGTTCTCGCCGAATCAGATACTTTCGATTCAACCTGTATCATTACTTTGTTAAAATAATATGCAAAACAACCTTAATTCCCTCTATTTAAAAGGATTTATGCTTTGAAAAATCCTTGATTAATACCATACAATAAGTAGGATGCCGAACGCAAAGGCATACAAAATATATCACTTTATGAACGGTTTCAGTGGTTTTTAACAAAGTAATGCTGTATGAAAACCACAGATGGCGATACTTCCCGTGCCACAGATGCAAAGGCCTTACCGGTCTGGCGCAGGTCTTTAATACCGTTGTCTTCTAATGCATAGGCTGGCATTACACTAAAACAGAAAAGCGTTACGTGCAGCATCATTAATTTTATCTTCCTCGTATTCTCCTGCATCCTTAATTTCTATTGCTACCGTTGCCGATCTTAATCAGTTTAAAAACTAATCTTGCAAACCTCTCTTTACATAAATTGTCTCCTCTTGCCCATAAATTTCGCCTATCATGGAGGCGCTGTCATTACATAAAAATGCTCCAATAAGCGCCTCCATAATAACCAACAACAACATCATTCTCCCTTTATTTCAATCTTACGCACATTTTCCTGCGCTTTTCCACTCTTAGGCAGATTGATTTTCAACACCCCTTTTTTGAACGAAGCCTTCACTTTTTCCTGGTCAACTTCACAGGGAAGTTGCAGAGAACGGTAAAAGGATCCGTAACTTCGCTCTACATGATAGTACTCTTTGTCCTTTTCTTCCTTTTCCTGTTTCTTCTCCCCTTTAATAGTGAGCACATCGTCTCTTAAAGTAATTTCAACATCATTTTGATCCATTCCCGGCACTTCTGCGATAATCTCAATTTCTTTGTCATTTTCACTTACATCTATCTTCGGTGAAAACTCGGCGAATCGCTCTTCCTTTAATGGGAGGGACGGGAATCTGTCAAACCCTCTGAAGAAATCGTCAAATAATCGGTCCACTTCTCTCTGAAGGGTCGCTACAGGGTGTTGCAGTCCTGATAGTGCAGGCTGCTGTTTTCTTCTATTCCAGGTTATTAAATCTTTCAAGGCCATGGTCGACCTCCTTTCTTATCAATTAAATGTTACATGAATGTACAAAACTTTTTTCTGCATGGTACAATAAAAATCTGAAACAGTCGGGGGAAACAGGACCTTGCAGTTCCTCACATATCAACCATTATTTCTTTCTCTCCTGAGTTTGCTCAGTCTTCTCTTCAGTGTGAGCTTGACCGGTTTCTTTGCTAAACAAATTGACTGCCCGCTCCCAGAACTTGCGAATCTTAGATGCCGCTCCTTTTTCTTCAATCTTTGTCGTCAGCTTGGTGATATCATCCTCAAGCTGTTTCACAATTTTCTTAGCCTCCTCGTCTTCCAGCAGTGCTCGGTATGTTCCCAACTGGATTTGAGCCAGTCTCAAGTTGTCCTGTGCAGCTTCGTGCTTACCCTCTTCAACCATGCGCTCAGCCAGCCTTAACGCATGCTGTACTTCTACAAGCGGATTGTCTACCTCATGGAAAACGAGCTTTACACCTTTCGTCTGCGCAAGGGCCAACTGGACCAGTGCTTCGTCCGGCTTTCCCTTGTCCAATAAAGACTCTGTATGGTTCAATTTTCGCTCAATATAGCTGAGGTCTACAAGCACAGATGTATAAATGACATCAACATCTGCAAGTCGCAGTCCTTTAAGTGCCGCCTCCTTCTCCTTGGCGTCAATGATCGGTTCTACAATTTCCATAGCGATAGTGCCCTCATATAAGGCAATCTTGTCGTCCTGGACCTTGTCAACCTCCCGATAAACCACTTTACCGCTGACATCTTTCACCGATGTCGTCACCGTAGTAACGGGGAGTAATTCCCTCACAACCTGCGTCAGCCTCTGAGCATTCTTGATCTCCGGTTTTGCAGCTTCGGGGTTCTGATCGATGAGACTTTTTGCTGCATTGTTCAGATGATTGACGATACGCGAAGTCAAGAGAGATGCTTGGTGCTTATCCTGCGCAGACAAAGCGCCTTCAGTGTACCGTTCTACGGTTGTCTGATAGCGTTTACCACTGCCAAACGTGATGTATGATTGATCCCGCTGCTCTCCGCCACCCAATGCCTTTTCTGAGGCGATGACAGTCGCGCACATAAACAGAGAGAGAGCAATTAATGCAACCACACCAGAAATTACTGTACCTTTTCGATCATGAAAAAACTTACGAATTACGTTCATTTCTTTCCGTTTCTCCTTTCTCATACTAAAAAGTAATATATTATATTACGACATTACGACATAATATTACGACAAAAAATCCTTCCGTATTCGTTAATACTCACAGGCTGTTTCTCATCTCACCTGGCGTTAACCGCTTCAATCAACCGTACGTCACGCCACTCTCTGTTATCCTATCTGAATCTTCTTTGGTTGTGCTTCCGGCGCCTTTGGCAGTGTCAGGGTCAATACACCGTCTGCCAGTTTTGCATCAATTTTTCCCGTATCAATGATATTTGATACGGTAAATTTCCTGGTATAATGACCTACATTGTACTCGGTATACACCGGATTAAGATGTTCATACGGCGTAAAGTCTATTTTTGCATCAACCTCCAGGACATTATTTTCCAGCACGACATTTACATTTTCCTTTTTCACACCCGGGACATCCATGGTGACGACCAGACTTTTATCGGTTTCAACGATATCCGTCATGGGAATATAATATTTGCCTTGCACCGTTTTCTCTCCCTTATATTCTGTTTTTTCCGGTTTCTGACTTTCAACCGTTGCTACTTCCTTTGTTTCATTACTCATACCATCCTCCTTTCAGGGTTATTATTGAATTGCAATACGTTTTGGTTTCTCTGACTCCGCACGGGGCAGAGAGATTACCAGAAGGCCATCTATATACTCTGCTCTGACCTGATCAGATTCTACGTTAACCGGTAGTCTCAATGTCCTGTCAAATTTGGATGCAGTACGCTCAATACGGTGGTAACTGACATTTTCGCCGTAGTCGATCCTGCGTTCTCCGGATAGCCGTAATATGTTGTTTTTTACCTCTATGTTCAGATCCTCCTTCTTTACCCCTGCTAATTCTGAAACGAGCACCAAATCGCCATCTTTTTCAAAAATATTCATCGGCGGATACACCCCTCTACTGGTCGTAGTATTCTCAAAAAAACCCGTGTCGCGCGCCAGGTCCATTGCCTCCTGAAGCCCTAATAATGTTTCCAATGTCCTTGATAATGGTAACATGACAAATCCTCCTTTCAGTTTCAGAAAAAATCAAATTACTTGACACATCAAAAATAACTCAATACATTTATACAAGAAAACCGGTTTTTCCCTTTCTGACAATGCTTATCGCAACAAATGTGCCAAATTATATAAGTTATTGCTATTTCTAATGTTAGTATATTCTGTCTGTAGAAAAAACATAATATTCCGGGAAAATGGGAACGGTTATTCCCTTTTGTGTGGATTTATATTCCCAAATCAGTTATCATTGTGCGTAAAGACGATGTACTCTTGTGTCAAATGATGGGTAATATCAAAATTATGTGTTCTGTGCTAATGCAGGATGCATTTAAATCGATATACAAGAAACAACACACAATATTATGTTATGACTGTTTGGGAAATACTTGTCTCACTCACCTAAAATCTCATCAATGCAGGTATGAATAAAAAAAAGAATTCTGTTCAAAAATGGCTCGTTCCGTATAACGGCGATAAGACCGATGTTCCGCCTTATTTCTTTACCGATGATGGAAGCATTGACAAATCTATAATAGATAACCTTGATTCAGATGTTATTCTTTTGGACAGAGATCTCAACATTGTACTGATGAATAAGGCAGCGGAAAAGACATGTGGTGTGAGTTTTCACGAAGTAAAAGGTACCAACTATATGGCGTTACGACTGAAATCCTTAGAACAAGAGCTGTCAAAGAACTTGAATAATGTCCTTCAAACGAAGAAAACCTTTAATATTGATGTAAGGACGACCATGATATACACCCATACGATCAAAATCCAGACCATCAAAGAGGTAAAAAGTCCGCTCGATTTCTGAGGAATTCTATGTAGACCAATTAAGGTGCATATCAACCGTTTCAGAACCTACTCTGATAGAAAGGGTATGATCACTGGATGGATAGAAAATAAGAACCTTTACTATTTCAGATTACACAAAATGAATGCATTATTAATAAAAGGCGGTTATGTAGTAGACCCTGCTTCCGACTTTGAAGGATACGCTGACGTTCTTGTAAAAAATGGGAAAATAGAGGCGGTGTCACCCAATATTACCACCAACCCCTCTGTCAGGATTATTGATGCAACGAATAAACACGTCATCCCAGGTCTGATAGAGTGCCATGTTCATTTTCGTGAACCAGGGCTTGAATACAAAGAAGATATCAGAACAGGCTCACGCGCCGCTGCAAAGGGCGGATATACGACAGTGATTTGCGAGCCCAATACAAACCCGCCTATCGATTCCCCCGCCATAGTGGATTTACTCACGGAAAGAATTTTAGAAAAGAGCATAATAAAAGTGTTTGCCAAGGCATGCATTACAAAAGGTTCATTAAGTGAAGAGTTGACGGACATTGCCGCCCTTGCTAAGAATACCCGTATAAAAGCATTATCGGACGACGGCAATCCGGTATTCAACGATGCTTTAATGTGCAAGGCTTGCGAGCTTTCAGTACAACATGCTATTATTATTAGCCCACATTGCGAAGACTCTCCATTTTATTTGAATAAGATAAAAGACATTCCCGGCGCAACCCGTTTCCCAGGCGAACCTTATTCACACGAAACCGATTTTGCCAGGCGTGACATCCGCT from Candidatus Kuenenia stuttgartiensis carries:
- a CDS encoding phage integrase N-terminal SAM-like domain-containing protein encodes the protein MGTEKRCVNGIKRFIIFHGKRHPLHIGEHGVSRFLSRLAIKKQVSAFTQNQA
- a CDS encoding HdeD family acid-resistance protein; this translates as MFVFYEFKQEEIDLGALKQRRKEEISKQRGWYIFEGIVFLLSGLLAAFLPFATALGINILVGILLVLSGGFQVFAFFKRRERWLLLLSGILSVIAGGIMLLFPAAGLMGLSILIGVFLLLEGSLEIVMAFAFRPSPRWGWMLIAGIVTLIMGVLVFVFFPLAGMLYMALVLAINLCAYGMSILILVSKTKINF
- a CDS encoding AAA family ATPase → MLVMKKGGQLTERVRRRPYFVVLLDEIEKAHPDVCNILLQVFDDGRLTDGKGRMVDFSNTIIIATSNIGSHLIQENSRKEEKEQLSYDDLKSRLMDELLHRFRPEFLNRIDEIIVFHSLCKEQIRDIIALQMERVKRLAHAQEITLDFNDSLIDYLSDIGFKPEFGARELKRYICSEVEAGLAEKMLGQSFKPGDFVVISYDKKKKEVVMEKKQTRQENSEEIQGEKEIRFRR
- a CDS encoding S10 family peptidase produces the protein MFNTLGSTNRFTISAFTLICVCFMYTSIVLGVPDNKKVEVEKQQAEERVLDASNRAVTQHTLTTADKTLEYFATAASLTITDKEAKPVSRIFYISYTADEQHDYPRPVTFVFNGGPGAASAYLHMGALGPKRVEFSDDGKVLHMPARLLDNSKSWLSFTDLVFVDPVGTGYSREIKDDTENNKGRKLRPSKEKSIGKYAWGVVEDTDSLARFIRTYLTKEERWLSPIFLAGESYGGFRVARLSKLLQSDFGIVPSGLVLISPAIDFGLLWGSERSLWPWVALLPSYTAVAAFHERSDMITYKADNPRVSLGEVERFALSEYLTGLAGGDLLPDWIEQSSNMMGLHADILHRWAGRVPPARFAKALLSDQRRLVSLYDGSIKLVDSDPARQMLAGGDPYLDRLNAPVTAAFNTYVRDHLDFKTELPYLLLNEEVFKSWNWWSGIQGQQGFAEAVADLKQAMCINPHMQVLIIHGVFDLVTPYYATWITIKQMDLDPEISDNI
- a CDS encoding Hsp20/alpha crystallin family protein, producing the protein MALKDLITWNRRKQQPALSGLQHPVATLQREVDRLFDDFFRGFDRFPSLPLKEERFAEFSPKIDVSENDKEIEIIAEVPGMDQNDVEITLRDDVLTIKGEKKQEKEEKDKEYYHVERSYGSFYRSLQLPCEVDQEKVKASFKKGVLKINLPKSGKAQENVRKIEIKGE
- a CDS encoding YfdX family protein — encoded protein: MNVIRKFFHDRKGTVISGVVALIALSLFMCATVIASEKALGGGEQRDQSYITFGSGKRYQTTVERYTEGALSAQDKHQASLLTSRIVNHLNNAAKSLIDQNPEAAKPEIKNAQRLTQVVRELLPVTTVTTSVKDVSGKVVYREVDKVQDDKIALYEGTIAMEIVEPIIDAKEKEAALKGLRLADVDVIYTSVLVDLSYIERKLNHTESLLDKGKPDEALVQLALAQTKGVKLVFHEVDNPLVEVQHALRLAERMVEEGKHEAAQDNLRLAQIQLGTYRALLEDEEAKKIVKQLEDDITKLTTKIEEKGAASKIRKFWERAVNLFSKETGQAHTEEKTEQTQERKK
- a CDS encoding Hsp20/alpha crystallin family protein; translated protein: MSNETKEVATVESQKPEKTEYKGEKTVQGKYYIPMTDIVETDKSLVVTMDVPGVKKENVNVVLENNVLEVDAKIDFTPYEHLNPVYTEYNVGHYTRKFTVSNIIDTGKIDAKLADGVLTLTLPKAPEAQPKKIQIG
- a CDS encoding Hsp20/alpha crystallin family protein, which translates into the protein MLPLSRTLETLLGLQEAMDLARDTGFFENTTTSRGVYPPMNIFEKDGDLVLVSELAGVKKEDLNIEVKNNILRLSGERRIDYGENVSYHRIERTASKFDRTLRLPVNVESDQVRAEYIDGLLVISLPRAESEKPKRIAIQ
- a CDS encoding PAS domain-containing protein; this encodes MNKKKNSVQKWLVPYNGDKTDVPPYFFTDDGSIDKSIIDNLDSDVILLDRDLNIVLMNKAAEKTCGVSFHEVKGTNYMALRLKSLEQELSKNLNNVLQTKKTFNIDVRTTMIYTHTIKIQTIKEVKSPLDF